Proteins encoded by one window of Streptococcus sanguinis:
- the cbiB gene encoding adenosylcobinamide-phosphate synthase CbiB, whose translation MTLIAIFLAVLLDWLIGDPYSWPHPVKWMGSYIYLCMRSQEKRQFSPYLFGFFLWLTTVGLAMGVSYGLLWLAGLVHPVLYWLVWIYLAYASLAAKSLAFEAQKVYHTLKFGTLEEARKQVGMIVGRETSQLTPEEISKATIETVAENTSDGVIGPLLCLFLGGPILAMTYKAINTLDSMVGYKTEKYRKIGFISAKMDDLANLIPTRLTWFFLILSSQILLLDFKGALRIGWRDRYQHASPNSAFSEAVVAGALGIQLGGPHVYHGELIEKPTIGEASRPVEADDIQTAISLLYTSTMTGLILFTLFYLVMQAYF comes from the coding sequence ATGACACTCATTGCAATTTTTTTGGCTGTCTTACTGGACTGGCTCATTGGCGACCCCTATAGCTGGCCTCATCCAGTCAAGTGGATGGGTTCCTACATTTATTTATGTATGCGCTCGCAGGAGAAAAGGCAGTTTTCGCCCTATCTGTTTGGCTTTTTCCTCTGGCTGACAACAGTTGGACTGGCGATGGGAGTGAGCTACGGGTTGCTCTGGTTGGCTGGTCTGGTTCATCCCGTCCTCTACTGGCTCGTCTGGATCTATCTGGCCTATGCTAGTCTGGCGGCTAAGAGTCTAGCTTTTGAGGCCCAAAAGGTTTACCATACGCTCAAGTTTGGCACTTTGGAAGAAGCTAGAAAGCAAGTTGGTATGATTGTCGGCCGTGAAACTTCCCAGCTGACACCAGAGGAAATCAGCAAGGCGACGATTGAGACGGTGGCCGAAAATACCAGTGACGGGGTTATCGGACCACTGCTCTGCCTCTTTCTGGGCGGCCCTATTCTAGCTATGACATATAAGGCCATCAATACCTTGGACTCCATGGTAGGCTATAAGACGGAAAAATACCGCAAAATCGGCTTTATATCTGCCAAGATGGATGATCTGGCCAATCTGATTCCTACGCGTTTGACTTGGTTTTTCTTGATTCTCAGCAGTCAGATTTTACTGCTGGATTTCAAGGGAGCTCTGCGGATTGGCTGGCGGGATCGCTACCAGCATGCCAGTCCCAACAGTGCTTTTTCGGAGGCAGTTGTAGCTGGAGCTCTGGGGATTCAGCTGGGCGGACCGCACGTCTATCACGGAGAGCTAATCGAGAAGCCGACCATTGGAGAGGCTTCCAGACCGGTTGAGGCGGATGATATTCAGACGGCGATCTCTCTGCTTTATACAAGTACCATGACAGGTTTAATCTTGTTCACTCTTTTTTATTTAGTAATGCAAGCATATTTCTAG
- a CDS encoding MarR family winged helix-turn-helix transcriptional regulator, producing the protein MEKPLLEMKRFGRKIHLIVEKLAKEHGIESMAGPQGQVLHIVACRTEEGKDTLIKDIEQKLDISKSVASNLMKRMEKNGFIQLETSKTDKRAKYIRLTPQSQERMKKIRDFFDEMDRAILNGVSEQELLIFSQVMAKFYQNIESLENGGKDV; encoded by the coding sequence ATGGAAAAGCCTTTGTTAGAAATGAAGCGTTTTGGACGAAAGATTCACCTCATAGTGGAAAAGCTTGCTAAGGAGCACGGGATTGAGTCCATGGCTGGGCCTCAGGGGCAGGTCTTGCATATTGTCGCCTGTCGTACGGAAGAAGGGAAGGATACTCTTATCAAGGATATTGAGCAGAAGTTGGATATTTCTAAATCGGTGGCCTCTAACTTAATGAAAAGGATGGAGAAGAACGGCTTTATCCAACTGGAAACGAGCAAGACAGACAAGCGGGCTAAGTATATCCGCCTTACTCCGCAGTCGCAGGAAAGAATGAAGAAAATCCGTGACTTTTTTGATGAAATGGATCGTGCTATTTTGAATGGTGTTTCTGAGCAAGAACTGCTGATTTTTTCACAAGTCATGGCCAAGTTTTATCAGAATATCGAAAGTTTAGAAAATGGAGGAAAAGATGTTTAA
- a CDS encoding cobyrinate a,c-diamide synthase: MKQFMLAGVSSGVGKTTVTLGILKALADRGYQVQPYKVGPDYIDTAYHSRITKRPSRNVDSFMIPDDQSLAWSYYKWHGDADVAVVEGVMGLFDGLGTDKDCASSASVAKKLGIPVVLIIDGKATSTSAAAMVHGFATFDPDLDIAGVIINRVASQTHFELIKGAIERYTDVEVLGYLPKNATAELPSRHLGLIPDVEMDDLDHRFEDLGAAAAKHINLDRLLEKAELPDKQMANPFHIRNDQPLTLAYALDDAFHFYYEDNLDFLRELNVQLVPFSPLKDKELPAADAYYFGGGFPEVYAQDLMANTDFRTSVKKAHEQGRPIYAECGGLMYLGELLEVEGQVYEMVGIFEGKSLMTPGLKSFGYCQAETQVDSLFGPKGTAVRGHEFHHSVFETEEDTVLKLEKARDGQVVAAWTGGYQKGRTFASYLHVHFYQDEQLLANWLNYIKEAN; encoded by the coding sequence ATGAAGCAATTTATGCTGGCTGGTGTTTCCAGCGGTGTTGGAAAGACTACAGTTACCCTAGGGATTTTGAAAGCTCTGGCAGACAGAGGTTATCAGGTTCAGCCTTATAAGGTAGGACCTGATTATATTGATACAGCTTATCATAGTCGGATTACCAAGCGACCGTCGCGGAATGTGGACAGCTTTATGATACCGGACGATCAGAGTCTGGCTTGGTCCTACTATAAATGGCATGGAGACGCGGATGTGGCAGTAGTCGAAGGAGTCATGGGGCTCTTTGATGGTCTGGGAACGGACAAGGACTGTGCGTCTTCTGCTTCTGTTGCTAAGAAGTTGGGCATTCCGGTTGTCTTGATTATTGATGGGAAGGCGACATCCACCTCAGCAGCTGCTATGGTCCATGGCTTTGCGACTTTTGATCCGGATTTGGATATTGCTGGGGTCATTATCAATCGGGTGGCTTCACAGACTCACTTTGAACTCATCAAGGGCGCCATTGAGCGCTACACGGATGTGGAGGTGCTGGGCTATCTGCCTAAAAATGCGACAGCAGAGCTGCCATCACGTCACCTGGGTCTAATCCCTGACGTAGAAATGGATGATTTAGACCATCGATTTGAGGACTTGGGAGCGGCAGCAGCCAAGCATATAAATCTAGACAGGCTGCTGGAAAAGGCAGAACTGCCCGATAAGCAGATGGCCAATCCTTTTCATATTCGAAACGACCAGCCCTTAACTTTGGCTTATGCTTTGGATGATGCTTTCCACTTTTACTACGAAGACAATCTGGACTTTCTAAGAGAGCTCAATGTCCAGCTGGTACCTTTCAGCCCCCTGAAAGATAAGGAACTGCCAGCAGCAGATGCATATTATTTTGGCGGCGGTTTTCCAGAAGTCTACGCTCAGGATCTGATGGCAAATACTGATTTCCGAACTTCGGTTAAGAAAGCTCACGAGCAGGGCCGGCCAATCTACGCAGAATGCGGCGGCCTCATGTATCTGGGAGAGCTGCTGGAAGTAGAGGGTCAGGTCTATGAAATGGTCGGCATTTTCGAGGGCAAGAGCCTGATGACCCCCGGCCTGAAAAGCTTTGGTTACTGCCAAGCAGAAACGCAGGTAGACAGTCTTTTTGGTCCTAAAGGTACAGCGGTCAGGGGACATGAGTTTCATCATTCGGTCTTTGAGACGGAGGAAGATACGGTCCTCAAGCTAGAGAAGGCCAGAGACGGTCAGGTCGTAGCTGCCTGGACAGGCGGTTATCAAAAGGGCCGGACCTTTGCTAGCTACCTGCATGTTCATTTTTATCAGGATGAGCAGCTGCTGGCCAACTGGCTGAACTATATCAAAGAGGCGAACTGA
- a CDS encoding peptide deformylase, with protein MEKAIVKDIFFLRQPSEQASREDLYLAQDLQDTLQANRENCIGLAANMVGVRKRVIIFLYGLVPVVMFNPVLRSKSGPYQTEEGCLSLTGSRPTQRYQEITVDYLDKNWQQQTMTLKGLPAQICQHELDHLEGILI; from the coding sequence ATGGAAAAAGCAATTGTCAAAGATATTTTCTTCCTGCGGCAACCATCAGAGCAAGCAAGTAGAGAAGACCTTTATCTGGCTCAAGACTTGCAGGATACTCTGCAGGCCAATCGAGAAAATTGTATAGGGCTCGCAGCCAATATGGTTGGCGTGCGTAAGCGAGTCATTATCTTTCTATATGGCTTGGTGCCAGTAGTCATGTTTAATCCGGTGCTGCGCTCTAAATCAGGGCCTTATCAGACAGAAGAGGGCTGCTTGTCCTTGACTGGAAGCCGTCCTACCCAACGTTATCAGGAAATCACAGTCGATTATCTGGACAAAAATTGGCAGCAGCAGACTATGACTTTGAAAGGCCTGCCTGCCCAAATCTGCCAGCACGAATTGGATCATTTGGAAGGAATCTTGATTTAA
- a CDS encoding ABC transporter ATP-binding protein: MENKKPSLFSQIRPYLKGFQLPLALAFVGAVLSNIITVYGPNKLKEITNLISDGLATSIDLKAVSQIALLLTVLYAIGALLNYGQSFIISTVIQYFSKRLRTAIAEKINKLPLGYFDGHSQGDTLSRVTNDVDTVGQSLNQSLGNVISASLLLVAVVLTMFFMNWILALVTILATILGFVFVGLIMGKSQGYFTAQQNDLAAVNGYVEEMYSGHNVVTSYNAIEQSKERFAVLNHNLYNSIWKSQFISGMMMPLMFFTGNFAYVLVILVGAALAINGSISIGIIVAFMVYVRTFSQPLSQIAQGIAVLQQAGAALVRVLEFLAEPEMEDDQHKEQQLAAVKGDVAFEDVFFGYKPDQTIIHDFSARAKAGQKIAIVGPTGAGKTTIVNLLMKFYEINKGRISIDGIDIKDMKRSEVHDAFSMVLQDTWLFEGTIRENLIYNQEHVTDEAVVAAAKAVGVHHFIMTLPQGYDTVLDDTVNLSVGQKQLLTIARALLKDAPLLILDEATSSVDTRTEELIQKAMDKLMEGRTSFVIAHRLSTIRNADLILVMRDGNIIEQGNHDELMEQNGFYADLYNSQFVEEDAG, translated from the coding sequence ATGGAAAATAAGAAGCCTTCATTATTTAGCCAGATACGGCCTTATCTCAAAGGCTTCCAGCTTCCTCTTGCTTTGGCATTTGTGGGAGCTGTCTTGTCAAACATTATCACGGTCTATGGGCCAAATAAATTAAAAGAAATTACCAACCTCATCTCTGATGGTCTGGCTACCAGTATTGATTTGAAAGCTGTGTCTCAGATTGCCCTTCTGCTGACCGTGCTCTATGCAATCGGAGCCTTGCTCAACTACGGCCAGTCCTTTATCATCAGTACGGTTATCCAGTATTTCTCCAAGCGGCTGCGGACAGCCATTGCAGAGAAGATAAACAAGCTGCCGTTGGGCTATTTCGATGGTCATTCTCAGGGGGATACTCTGTCGCGCGTGACCAATGACGTGGATACAGTCGGCCAATCCCTCAACCAGAGTTTGGGTAATGTTATCTCTGCCAGCCTGCTCTTGGTGGCTGTGGTTTTGACCATGTTCTTTATGAACTGGATCTTGGCCTTGGTAACCATCTTGGCTACTATACTCGGCTTTGTCTTTGTCGGCCTCATCATGGGCAAGTCCCAGGGCTATTTCACCGCCCAGCAAAACGATCTGGCTGCTGTCAACGGTTATGTGGAGGAGATGTACTCCGGCCATAATGTCGTTACCAGCTATAATGCTATTGAGCAGTCTAAGGAGCGCTTTGCAGTTCTTAATCACAATCTCTATAACAGTATTTGGAAGTCTCAATTTATCTCTGGCATGATGATGCCGCTCATGTTCTTTACGGGGAATTTTGCCTATGTGCTGGTTATTTTGGTCGGTGCTGCTCTGGCGATTAATGGCTCTATTAGTATCGGAATTATTGTCGCCTTTATGGTTTATGTGCGGACCTTCTCTCAGCCGTTGTCACAGATTGCCCAAGGTATCGCTGTCTTGCAGCAGGCTGGTGCAGCACTGGTTCGTGTCCTTGAATTTCTGGCTGAGCCTGAGATGGAAGACGACCAGCATAAAGAGCAGCAGCTTGCTGCTGTCAAGGGAGATGTTGCCTTTGAAGATGTCTTCTTCGGTTACAAGCCAGACCAGACGATTATTCATGATTTCTCAGCTCGGGCCAAAGCCGGACAGAAGATTGCCATTGTCGGCCCGACGGGTGCTGGTAAGACGACCATCGTTAATCTGCTCATGAAGTTCTATGAAATTAATAAAGGGCGTATCAGCATTGATGGTATAGATATTAAGGATATGAAACGCTCCGAGGTTCACGATGCCTTTTCAATGGTCTTGCAGGATACCTGGCTCTTTGAGGGGACGATTCGGGAGAACTTAATTTACAATCAGGAGCATGTGACAGATGAAGCAGTTGTTGCCGCAGCGAAGGCGGTCGGTGTTCATCACTTTATTATGACTCTGCCGCAGGGCTATGATACAGTGCTGGATGACACGGTCAACTTATCGGTTGGTCAGAAGCAGCTGCTGACCATCGCTCGTGCTCTGCTGAAAGATGCACCGCTCTTGATCTTGGATGAGGCAACTTCGTCAGTCGATACGCGGACGGAGGAGCTCATTCAAAAGGCTATGGACAAACTCATGGAGGGCCGGACTTCCTTTGTCATTGCTCACCGCCTGTCCACTATCCGTAATGCAGATCTTATCTTGGTCATGCGCGATGGGAATATCATCGAGCAGGGCAACCACGATGAACTCATGGAGCAGAATGGCTTCTATGCGGACCTCTATAATAGTCAGTTTGTAGAGGAAGATGCAGGTTGA
- a CDS encoding ABC transporter ATP-binding protein: MFKLFKRLTAREVSMIVLSVLFTFLTVYLELEVPTYISTITELLQTSGTGLADLWEPGLKMIGLSFASLLSAISVGFFAARLAASFTQSLRSDIFNRVLDYSQTEIKKFSIPSLLTRTTNDITQVQTLITMGLQVVTRGPIMAIWAMTKIIGKSENWLTAVLIAVLVNILMTVVLVTLAFPKQSVAQRLVDKLNSVTRESLTGIRVVRAYNAEDYQDEKFAAANDEVTRLNLFIGRLMAMMNPVMMGISSGLTLAIYWIGAYLIQESGLQERLPLFSDMVVFMSYAMQIVIGFLLMGALFIVLPRTIVSAGRINEVLDLHSSITSPEQPKAAADSKGEVVFRDVSFRYAKNSEAVIEHVSFTAQAGDTVAFIGSTGSGKSTLVNLIPRFYDVTEGEILVDGVNVQDYQLEDLHNKVGYIPQKAVLFSGDIESNLDFGQSKESPLDEQKMWDALDLAQAKPFVQEKEKGLKAEVAQSGTNFSGGQRQRLAIARALARKPEILIFDDSFSALDYKTDRILRKELAERTQDMTKLIVAQRISTIMDADQILVLDAGKVVGQGTHRELLASNEVYQEIAYSQLSKEELENGK; this comes from the coding sequence ATGTTTAAGTTATTTAAACGGCTGACGGCAAGGGAAGTGAGCATGATTGTTCTTAGTGTGCTCTTCACCTTCCTGACGGTATATTTGGAATTAGAAGTTCCGACCTATATTTCGACGATTACAGAGCTATTGCAAACATCAGGAACTGGTTTGGCGGATTTGTGGGAGCCAGGTCTGAAAATGATCGGCCTGTCTTTTGCTAGCTTGCTGTCAGCTATCTCGGTTGGCTTTTTTGCGGCTCGTTTAGCTGCCAGCTTTACCCAGAGCTTGCGGAGCGATATTTTCAACCGTGTGCTGGACTATTCGCAGACGGAGATTAAGAAATTTTCAATCCCTAGTCTGCTGACTCGGACGACGAATGACATTACCCAGGTACAGACCTTAATTACCATGGGGCTGCAGGTCGTGACCAGGGGACCGATTATGGCGATTTGGGCTATGACTAAGATTATTGGCAAGTCCGAGAACTGGCTGACAGCAGTTCTTATTGCTGTTCTTGTTAATATCCTGATGACAGTAGTTTTGGTTACACTGGCCTTTCCCAAGCAGTCAGTGGCGCAGCGCTTGGTCGATAAGCTAAATAGCGTCACTAGAGAGAGTCTGACTGGGATTCGCGTGGTCCGGGCTTACAATGCTGAGGATTATCAGGATGAGAAGTTTGCGGCGGCCAATGATGAAGTAACCCGGCTCAATCTTTTCATTGGTCGTCTGATGGCCATGATGAATCCAGTTATGATGGGCATTTCTAGCGGTTTGACACTGGCGATTTACTGGATTGGTGCTTATTTGATTCAGGAGTCTGGACTGCAGGAGCGCCTACCACTCTTCAGCGATATGGTCGTCTTTATGTCCTATGCTATGCAGATTGTGATTGGGTTCTTGCTCATGGGCGCTCTCTTCATCGTCCTGCCTCGGACCATTGTATCCGCTGGCCGGATTAATGAAGTACTGGACCTGCATTCTTCTATCACAAGTCCAGAACAGCCTAAGGCAGCAGCAGATAGCAAGGGAGAAGTGGTCTTTCGAGATGTGTCCTTCCGCTATGCTAAGAATTCTGAAGCGGTCATTGAGCATGTTAGCTTTACAGCGCAGGCTGGTGATACCGTGGCCTTTATCGGTTCAACTGGTTCAGGGAAATCCACGTTAGTCAATCTCATCCCTCGTTTCTACGATGTGACTGAAGGAGAGATTTTGGTAGATGGTGTCAATGTTCAGGATTACCAGCTGGAAGATCTGCATAATAAGGTCGGCTACATCCCGCAAAAGGCTGTGCTTTTCTCTGGCGATATTGAGAGCAATCTGGACTTCGGTCAAAGCAAAGAAAGCCCGCTGGATGAGCAGAAAATGTGGGATGCTCTTGACCTGGCACAGGCTAAGCCCTTTGTCCAAGAGAAGGAAAAGGGGCTGAAAGCTGAAGTGGCTCAAAGCGGAACCAACTTCTCTGGTGGCCAGCGTCAGCGTTTGGCTATTGCCAGAGCATTGGCTCGTAAGCCAGAAATCCTCATCTTTGATGATTCTTTCTCAGCCCTAGACTATAAGACAGACCGCATTTTGCGCAAGGAACTGGCTGAGCGGACGCAGGATATGACCAAGCTGATCGTGGCGCAGCGGATTTCTACTATCATGGATGCGGATCAAATCTTGGTCTTGGATGCTGGTAAGGTAGTCGGTCAAGGTACCCACAGAGAGCTTTTGGCCAGCAACGAAGTCTATCAAGAAATTGCCTACTCACAACTATCCAAGGAGGAATTAGAAAATGGAAAATAA